The genomic window TTTGGGAAGCAGGCGGAGGTGCGCATCTACCGGGGGGTGGACCACGCCTTCTTCAACGACACCCGCCCCCTCTATAACGCCCGCGCCGCCAAAGACGCCTGGCGGCGGACGCTGGCCTTCTTCCGCCAGCATTTGGGGTAACCACCGAAAGGAGCACTATGTCCATAGGGTCCAAACAGGCGGTTCTGGAGGCTCTGTCGGCTCTGTTAGCCAGCACCTCTCTTCTCTACCTGAAGACGCGCAACTACCACTGGAATGTGTCAGGGCCCTTGTTTTCGGCTCTGCACCTGCTGTTTGAAAGGCAGTATAAGGAACTGGAGGAGGCGATTGACGAGATCGCCGAGCGGATGCAGGCGTTGGGTGCCTGGGCACCGGGCAGTTACGCCGAATATGTGAAGGTGAGCGTGGTGAAGGAGGACACGGGGCGGCCCAAGGCGGAGGAGATGCTCCGCACCCTGACCGCGGACCACGAGGCGGTGGCCGGGGTGGCCCGACGCCTTATCGCCGCTGCGGAAGCGGCCCAGGACCAGGCCAGTATGGATCTGGGCATCCGACGCCAGTTTGCCCACGAAAAGCACGCCTGGATGCTCCGGAGCCACCTGGCGTGAGGGCAAGGGGTGTTGGGGCTCGGGGCAACCTGACCCCAACAGGGCAAACGGTGGCACGGGTCCTATGCCCCGGGGGAAGAGCCTATACCCCCCGCGTGTAAACCCCCCAGTAATATACCAGATACCCCCCCGCACCTATCAGGAACAGGGCGCTGATGCGGTGCACATGGGGTATCACCCCCCGGAGCCAGCGGGCTAACGCATCCCGCACCAAGGCGGCGCTCACCGTCAGCAGGATGAGCATCGCCCCCATCCCCAGGGCGTAACTGATAAACTGCCCCAGGGATGCCCCCCACCCGCGGCTCGCTAAGGCGCTTCCCACCACCACCAGGAAGATGGGCAGGGTGCAACTGAGCGAGCCCACCGCATAAGCCATCCCAAAGAGGAACACATTGCGCAAGGTGCGCTGGGGCGTTACCACCACCCGGCTGGCCGCCATAATCCCTAGGCTCTGGTGCGAGACCAACAGCCAAATCCCCAATCCGACCATGCCCAAGCCGATGGCTATCCCCGCCACGGGGAAGATGCCGATGAGCCACCGTCCCCCTAGCGCAACCACCGCCCCCAGCACCCCGAAGGACGCCACAAACCCG from Dehalococcoidia bacterium includes these protein-coding regions:
- a CDS encoding dienelactone hydrolase family protein, with amino-acid sequence MRIYRGVDHAFFNDTRPLYNARAAKDAWRRTLAFFRQHLG
- a CDS encoding DNA starvation/stationary phase protection protein; protein product: MSIGSKQAVLEALSALLASTSLLYLKTRNYHWNVSGPLFSALHLLFERQYKELEEAIDEIAERMQALGAWAPGSYAEYVKVSVVKEDTGRPKAEEMLRTLTADHEAVAGVARRLIAAAEAAQDQASMDLGIRRQFAHEKHAWMLRSHLA
- a CDS encoding cytochrome c biogenesis protein CcdA, with protein sequence MSQATGVPKAKGKGGLGAFGVSLLLSCALVGGALFLLLALRNGITAAVASLADILPVGYAFAAGMVSSVNPCGFFMLPSYLAFYLGTQEADYATLSVWRRLLRAFLVGGAATFGFVASFGVLGAVVALGGRWLIGIFPVAGIAIGLGMVGLGIWLLVSHQSLGIMAASRVVVTPQRTLRNVFLFGMAYAVGSLSCTLPIFLVVVGSALASRGWGASLGQFISYALGMGAMLILLTVSAALVRDALARWLRGVIPHVHRISALFLIGAGGYLVYYWGVYTRGV